The Penaeus vannamei isolate JL-2024 chromosome 4, ASM4276789v1, whole genome shotgun sequence genome segment gcttcacgcctcccctttgcaggggtttaaggtcttaagaagtgggggcagctggtttggctggttcagctggagccccttcttgactgaggcagttctgaggagagttcaggtttccctcagtctggtgtgcacggacagactttgtgtttggtgtttctgtcttgtccttgctcggttcagcaggccggacacgttcggcctgcttttgttttttctttcacctccctgcaaccttgaaaggctccagggtgactaccatgttcggattcattttgtggtcattgagAGAGTatgaaacagattggtcccctttcggggattatccttatacctgctctcagggtgaggtcttaagaagggcctcaaaaaaacctctgttccctacactcgacccttcagcaccacaggacaggagatccccctgggtgggctgaactcggagttttggtgtggtaaacgctctgcgccccaatcctgctacaaggggggtgtgatcacgtcaccgcagcccaggcgaatgttggaaatcgacgtttcccgcaggcccagactgcaccaggaagtcagaaggagagggcaagagttaggcaccgaaaagtcgcccttggtgcgagGCCACAAACTATGACCAGGACCAAagggtccagaccaggtttgtaacctcgctctccaagggagcggtagtggggtacttgctacaagagaaggcctggccaattgtcgcggcgaaccacgataaattggcatagctctctgtgtagtttgttgtcaaagagtatcaatcaagctcaagtctgatggcttttgctctggaggatcacgccaagtgggtgacaataatgtctcgccaattgggtgatctctctctgtacaccacaggggagagggcctgtgtagtgtgtacaccacaggggagagggcctgtgtagtgtgtacaccacaggggagagggcctgtgtagtgtatacaccacaggggagagggcctgtgtagtgtgtacaccacaggggagagggcctgtgtagtgtgtacaccacaggggagagggcctgtgtagtgtgtacaccacaggggagagggcctgtgtagtgtgtacaccacaggggagagggcctgtgtagtgtgtacaccacaAGGGAGaggaccacggacacctcacggctcgcccattggaccgcaggctcccctcgttcccgggtggctggcacagctcagacccacttaagctcccgcacccgggccgagttgaTGAAGGGCTTACCTGGACCTCTAGGTACCaaggtttttttgttgttgctttcgtGGTAGATTAAAGAGAGCGATTTGACACCCCCACGGCGAGCTCGACGATCTGGCCCTTGTGCTGATAACTTTGGGTGTTATCGTGCACTACCTTGCTTTGAGGCTAGTGATTTTAATTGTAAGCCCAGGGTGCTTGCAATTAAAATCACGAAGCACTATCAAATCAGCTCTTTTACTGCGAGGTGTCGGCCGGACATATAAGGGCTctggcccgttcggcagggtcccGACCCCGACCGACCCTAACACACAAAGAGAGCTGTTTTGCCAGTGTGCCTTCCTTTTTTGAAACCCATttccaccctttcatcgtccTGTCATTAGCCTTGGCTagactccctacctcccatcatcatcacccctacGCGATGCCACCATGGGCTACGTAATCAAATTATCATACTCTGGAGAGCCCATCTCCTGTGAGGTGGCTCTCCAGAAAATCTTCTCCATCACAGAAGTTGCTGTCACGCACTGCTTCAAAGTGCATAATGGCTACAAAGTTGTTGCCAAGCAAGAACAGCTGACCCCTTTTCTTTCGACTACTAGCCAGAGAAAACTCGCTGATCATGGTtttaaacctctcccctccccggaaACGAAGGCTAAGTGCACGGTCGTggctaaaaagatcgacaagacaatCCTGCCACGATCGTGCCAAGCCATCCAGGAGGAAGTCAGCACCATGAACGATGTCACTGTGGTGGATGTTTACAAACCACCAGAGTCGCGAATCCTTAAGATTCGCTGCTCAGCCCCCGAGGAAGCACAGAAGCTTCTCTCCCGTGGGATCGTGCTGTTTAACACATCCGTCCCCACCTACAACGAAGAAGCCGAGTGCTTTGTTCAGGTCGATCAGTGCCTGAAATGCTACCGTTACAATCACCTgagacacacctgcacacacgagCAGCGTTGCAGCCGCTGTGGTGACCCAGGTCACTTCTTTTCCACCTGCAGCAAGGACATCAAATGCTGCAATTGTGGGGGGCAGCACGTCGCTGTCAGCGGGTCTTGCCCTACACGAAAAGAAATAATCAAGACTAAaagacaaacactcaaacaaaacaaaaacacaacatacGCAACAGTCACCCAACccttacaaacaagcacacctacCACAAGACAACCAAACACGATTCCCTCAGGAACCACTCTGCCGCCTGCACACTTCCCCCAAACAAACACCTTCACACCAAACACcttcacaccaaacaacaaccctAAAATACAAGCAATACTACACGTAGCTTTGatagctgccaaatacaacgccaaTAAATTCGCAAACATAGACCCTATCATGCTACAAAGAAACGGTTTCCCCTGCATTGTGATTCCTGAGGAAATCTTCGAAGACCAAAACCTGTACATACCTGAAtttcacacacaagcaaacactcaCACCGAGGTCAGAGAGGCGACCATGACATCCACACAGCCCTCTACTTCTCACTCACACGGACTCCCACAGCCACTACCACAACGAATACATAAAGAAACTGCACAAAAAACTACACCAGATACTTCTGACAGCAAACGCAAACATACCTCACCACCAGACATGcacaccaaaaaagacaaaaaagaccctGAGCTCTCGGCCCCCGAGGCTCGTCACGTTCACGACGATACCATCTTGTCGGATTCCGACAGTAGCGAGAGCCTCGAGATCGAGGAagtatcgggaattggtccgccgattcccgagAATTCCGAGTCTCCCAGTCTCAGGAATCCCTTCCTGACCTCGACGAGCCCTCGACGGGGGCTCGCTCCCGTCGTTACCGGGAGCAACAAACGCCACACAAGGTGAGACCACAACACCCGGACTCACCATGAGTGGCGTGCTGACAATCGTGCAAGCGAATGTAAGATTATTTTTCAATATACGTAACATTTTTTACGATTTCCTCGATCGGGAATGTCCTGACGTGGTTCTTTTAAATTCCACCTCTATCACTAACTCCTATGCTATCAAACACTTCGGCTACACGTCAAGACAGTCACGAAACGGCTGGTTCGTAGGGTCCTGCATCCTCGTCAAATCCACCCTTCGTTTCGAATTCATTTCacccccattcatccatccagacTTCATGGCTGTAAAGCTATTCACCCAGCAGGGCCCTATAATGATTGCCACGGCCTATATCAGACCAAATTCAAACTTGCCACTTTCAGATTTCAATAAATTATTCAGCTATAATAATCTTCCAGTCTTCTTCGCCGGGGATGTCAACGCATCACACATATCACTACACCACACAACCACGAACGCACACGGTAGACAGCTCTTGTCTATTTTCAACACAAAAAGACTACATTACATAGGACCCGACTTCCACACCACAATCACAGCTAGGGGAAAAGGCAGACCTGATCTCGTGTTCGGGAACAGGGCCGCcctcccctaccacacacacctacaaccaggTCCGAACATCGGTTCTGACCACATACCCGTGATCATAAAACTTTCCACCTCACCTATACATAACAAAGAAACGCCATCCTTCCGGTATAAGAAAGCAGACTGGAACGATTTTAAATCTTATCTTTCAGATCAAAGTTTCTTTAACCTTGACAGAGAAAATGTTCTCGAAATAGATAGGCACTGGCATCATCTCTTTGCTTGGATTTCAGCAGCAATGCTCCGGTCCATCCCACGAGAGCGTTACAAAATACGTAAATCATTCCATCCAAGCGAGAGAACCAAGCGTCTCCTGACCTGCTACAGGAATAATTTTCTCCAAAATATTCAGAATTTACACCGAGTTCGGTGGGACCTCACTATCCTCAGAAATCATGTCatagatagttttgataatgaccgCAAAATTCACTGGCAAAATTTGATTAAACAAACAGAATCGATGCGAGTTCGCAATCCACGGGAATTTTGGCAAAAGATTAAACAGTTAAAAGGCAGTAACTTCCCTCCGTTCAGTCACCTCCTCAAGGACAACACAGATCCCGTGGATGTTATCAATTTTTTTCGTGATCACTGGCAAACTGTATTCTATCCTCATGAACCACACCCCTTTTTTAATTAACATTTTCAATCCATCAACACCTGGAGCCAAGAACACAGgatagaaacagagccagagccaaTTATCCACATGGATAGGCTGGACGACACATGCGAACTCCGTGCTCCCATCTTGCTGGAGgagattaaacaaataataaagaggttTCCTCGTAAGGCTCCGGGCTCCTCTCAGATCGGGCGTGACGCACTCCTTCATCTCCCTGACAACGTTTTACGAGCTATGACGCACCTGTACAATACCTCTCTTGCTTCTGGCTACTTTCCTGCTCCCTTTAAGACTGCTATCGTGGCCCTCATACCTAAGCCAAACAAAGACCTCACTGACCCCAAGAATTACCGCCCAATTAGTTTACTAGAGACATTAGGCAAAATTTTTGAAAGAATCATTAATTCCCGACTAAGGCGGTATCTCGACGACCATGACCTACTTTCTTCCAAACAATTTGGCTTTCGCTCTCACCGCTCGACTACTGACGCACTGAACCTACTGACTAACTACTGTCTTAACAACAAAGACAGACGACTTAAGACGGTCCTCGTGACCAAAGACGTGGAGCGAGCCTTCGACACAGTCTGGCATGCTGGCTTGAAGTACAAAATCTGCACTAAATTCAATTTTCCCTCGTGCACCAGCAGCTTCTTGGATGGCCGTAAATTAAAGCTAAAATTTAAAGGCAAAGTTTCCTCTACAATCAATATGCACGCGGGTGTACCTCAAGGCAGCATAATCAGCCCAacactatacatattatacactaatGACCTCCCCGACCCCACCTTCCCTGATTCACTGACGTTACTTTACGCTGGCGACTGCACGCTCTTAGCTAGACACGATTCGCTCGCTGGTGTCGTCCGACGAATCAACGACGAGCTTGACACCGTCTCTCGATGGGAGCACAAATGGCTTATCAAAACTAACTCGACAAAAACAAAAGTCTTCTTTATAAACCCAAGACACAATCCTCCTTACGATCCAATATACCTAAACTCTTTCGACAGACTACAAGCACCTCTTCAAATAACACACTCTTGCACCGTCTTCGGTGTCACTTTTGACACCATGTTTAGATTCCATTATCATACCTCTTCAAAAGCCGCATTGGCTAGAAAGACCTTACAATCGCTATATCGATTCAGATGCGCTGCCTCGCGCACGAAGCTGCACCTGCTCAAAGCACTCATCACACCACTCCTCACGTACGcaccactcacacttacactcgccgcacaaacaaacagacgcaagcTACAGATCGTCCTGAACAAAGCACTTCGCTGGGTCTACAGCGTGGCGTGGGACGACTCTGTGTCAACAGCACGATTACACGAGAGGGCAGCGGTGCTCCCGCTGAACTTCGTGTGGCGATGGATGATTTGTAAACAACTCGACAAACTCCGTGCATGGTGCCCCGACTGGATAGAGCGTTCCAGCGCCTTCATCCAGGGACGGAGGAGCGGGATAGGCCGttatctcttttctctggacTGGTCTGAGGATATTGAGCCAGCTTTCTGAGCTTAGCAgcgccttcttttcctttgtgcactctctcacttccttctatctttctcgctcccccctctcatgttttattgttgttattaatttaacCACTCAGCATGGTTTTAACTCCCCCGAAAAATGGCCAGCCACGCTGTGCGTGAGGAAACACCCCGAGGCCCGCCATATCACGATGTGACGGGCCCCGGGATGTCCTTGGCTCGGCTCATTTctcctgttttgtgtttgttttttaatgtttttaatgttcattttaacgttcatttttattttatttcctcgtttaatcattgtttttaatgcATGTAGTTGTTTCTTTTACACTGTAGTTTTAACATGTTTGTgttttaagttcttttaagttaagtttttaagttttgtttttgtgtttttaaattcttttaatttaagtttttacgttttgtttttgtgtttttaagttcttttaagtttaagttcgttctcgttctccaacGGAACTTTTAACCTCCCCATTAAACAACTACCTTCCGGTAAGCCCTATCCCCCCTTTTAATTAACTTCCCTCACATCGCGTAAACGTCCCGCATCCTAATTCTTACCCTCATCTCACTGGTTCCGGATTTCCGACACGTGGCATCTGCCGCTCGTACCCGAGCCATGACCGCGATTCCTTTGTCGTAAAGATTGCCAACGCGCGAGCCGGGGAGGAGGTGCCACGGCCAGTGATGATAATCCACCCGTGATGTGACCGCTCGAGCACATCTCCCCGGAAGTCCCGCCGCCGACAGAGAGAAATCTCTGATCGACGCAGGCGGAGAAGATAGACTCGTTGCGGTCGCATccgctttcatcctccttccatcctcgcagTCTCGAGGTTAGCCGAGGGCACCACCGTTGCCATGGGCGATAAGTCCGTGCACGGTGGAGCCGCAGATAGCGCCTGGCAggctgccccctaccccctcctcccccgttagCCGAGCGCAACCCGCAGCCCGGGCATGGCCACCCTTGCTGGCGCGGAACTGGCCCGCCAGTTCCACGCCAAACGGGTGAATCATGCCATGGCTGCGGCGAGCACAAATGGCGCGGGGCCTCCCCTCGCCagccttttcccgccttttccgaCTCCAGTCATCTATCCCCCATCTATTACCCCGCACGCTGGGTTaagccctttctctctcactaaatcatcctttctatcccctccttatcgttgccctctccctccttcctccccccccccttctctctcgatttcgatttcgagccggaatcatcattcgcctcacgacggttgctgacattacttgtgcttggttcatcaccaaataaagagataaaatccagttcggttttataaccccaacactggtgaccctcggagtgaaCCAAGTTTTTCACACAAGATGTCATCAACACATAGGACGCTACCAATCTGCTCTCTGGCCAGCCTGCCGGAATGGTTTCTTCAGGTGGAGCAGGAATTCCTTCACAGGAACATCACCGCCCAAACAACCAAATTCCGCATGCTGGTCACCAACCTTCCACCCGAGCTCCTTTTGACCGTCGGCGACCTCCTGAACGATCAGCGGTACGCCACATACGACGAGCTCAAGGAAGCGATCCTCAGACGCGGAGCACCAAACCCTCTGACCGCGTTgagctctttcctctcctccgacACCACGGACAACCGTAC includes the following:
- the LOC138861600 gene encoding uncharacterized protein, which translates into the protein MGYVIKLSYSGEPISCEVALQKIFSITEVAVTHCFKVHNGYKVVAKQEQLTPFLSTTSQRKLADHGFKPLPSPETKAKCTVVAKKIDKTILPRSCQAIQEEVSTMNDVTVVDVYKPPESRILKIRCSAPEEAQKLLSRGIVLFNTSVPTYNEEAECFVQVDQCLKCYRYNHLRHTCTHEQRCSRCGDPGHFFSTCSKDIKCCNCGGQHVAVSGSCPTRKEIIKTKRQTLKQNKNTTYATVTQPLQTSTPTTRQPNTIPSGTTLPPAHFPQTNTFTPNTFTPNNNPKIQAILHVALIAAKYNANKFANIDPIMLQRNGFPCIVIPEEIFEDQNLYIPEFHTQANTHTEVREATMTSTQPSTSHSHGLPQPLPQRIHKETAQKTTPDTSDSKRKHTSPPDMHTKKDKKDPELSAPEARHVHDDTILSDSDSSESLEIEEVSGIGPPIPENSESPSLRNPFLTSTSPRRGLAPVVTGSNKRHTR